From Haloarcula hispanica ATCC 33960, the proteins below share one genomic window:
- a CDS encoding methionine synthase: MTGPRDQFKPADHPNDHFLLTTVVGSYPKPKWHDRARELFEDEDADFGEDEWEESKDDASRLITHEHERAGLDVICDGEMRRNEMVEYFAHRIDGYEFNGRVKVWGHNYFDKPSVADEVKYGEQWLVEEFEFTDEVAERPVKVPITGPYTLANWSFNEVYDSEEQLAYELADLVNEEIEALVEAGARYIQIDEPALATTPDDHAIVGECLERIVDEIPDDVRLGLHVCYGDYSRIYPEILDYPVHEYDLELANGDYDQLDVFKEHEFTKDFAMGVLDAHTAEVESVEEIKENIKKGLEVVPPERLTVSPDCGVKLLPREVARGKMENMVQAAREIEEELDAGELEVVASGAEAHADD; this comes from the coding sequence ATGACAGGACCACGAGACCAGTTCAAACCGGCGGACCACCCGAACGACCACTTCCTGCTGACGACCGTCGTCGGCTCCTACCCCAAACCCAAGTGGCACGACCGTGCCCGCGAGCTGTTCGAGGACGAGGACGCCGACTTCGGCGAGGACGAGTGGGAGGAATCGAAAGACGACGCCTCGCGGCTCATCACCCACGAGCACGAACGCGCGGGTCTCGACGTCATCTGTGACGGCGAGATGCGCCGCAACGAGATGGTAGAGTACTTCGCCCACCGCATCGACGGTTACGAGTTCAACGGCCGCGTGAAGGTGTGGGGCCACAACTACTTCGACAAGCCAAGCGTCGCCGACGAGGTCAAGTACGGCGAGCAGTGGCTCGTCGAGGAATTCGAGTTCACCGACGAGGTCGCCGAACGGCCCGTCAAGGTTCCGATTACGGGACCGTACACCCTTGCGAACTGGTCGTTCAACGAAGTGTACGACAGCGAAGAACAGTTGGCATATGAACTGGCCGACCTCGTCAACGAGGAGATCGAGGCGCTGGTTGAGGCCGGCGCTCGCTACATCCAGATCGACGAGCCCGCGCTGGCCACGACGCCAGACGACCACGCTATCGTCGGCGAGTGTCTTGAGCGCATCGTCGACGAGATCCCCGACGATGTGCGGCTGGGCCTGCACGTCTGTTACGGCGACTACTCGCGCATCTACCCCGAGATTCTGGACTACCCGGTCCACGAGTACGACCTGGAACTCGCCAACGGCGACTACGACCAGCTCGACGTGTTCAAAGAGCACGAGTTCACGAAGGACTTCGCGATGGGCGTCCTAGACGCACACACCGCCGAAGTCGAGTCCGTCGAGGAGATCAAGGAGAACATCAAGAAGGGGCTGGAGGTCGTCCCGCCGGAGCGACTCACCGTCTCGCCGGACTGCGGCGTGAAGCTCCTGCCCCGCGAGGTCGCCCGCGGCAAGATGGAGAACATGGTGCAGGCGGCTCGCGAAATCGAAGAAGAGCTGGACGCCGGCGAGCTAGAGGTCGTTGCGAGTGGTGCGGAAGCGCACGCTGACGACTAG